In Seriola aureovittata isolate HTS-2021-v1 ecotype China chromosome 17, ASM2101889v1, whole genome shotgun sequence, a genomic segment contains:
- the LOC130184721 gene encoding myosin heavy chain, fast skeletal muscle-like: protein MSTDAEMEQYGPAAIYLRKPERERIEAQNTPFDAKTAYFVVDADEMYLKGKLTKKEGGKATVETFTGKTVTVKEDDIHPMNPPKFDKIEDMAMMTHLNEPAVLYNLKERFASWMIYTYSGLFCVVVNPYKWLPVYDSQVVNAYRGKKRIEAPPHIFSISDNAYQFMLTDRENQSVLITGESGAGKTVNTKRVIQYFATIAVAGAKKAEAGSGKIQGSLEDQIIAANPLLEAYGNAKTVRNDNSSRFGKFIRIHFGSSGKLASADIETYLLEKSRVTFQLSAERSYHIFYQLMTGHKPELLEALLITTNPYDYPMISHGEITVKSINDVEEFIATDTAIDILGFSAEEKVGIYKLTGAVMHHGNMKFKQKQREEQAEPDGTEEADKIAYLMGLNSADMLKALCYPRVKVGNEMVTKGQTVTQVNNSVSALCKSVYEKMFLWMVVRINEMLDTKQPRQYFIGVLDIAGFEIFDFNSLEQLCINFTNEKLQQFFNHHMFVLEQEEYKKEGIHWEFIDFGMDLAACIELIEKPMGIFSILEEECMFPKATDTSFKNKLHDQHLGKTKAFEKPKPAKGKAEAHFSLVHYAGTVDYNISGWLDKNKDPLNDSVVQLYQKSSNKLLCYLYASHSSGDDASGGKKGGGKKKGGSFQTVSALFRENLGKLMTNLRSTHPHFVRCLIPNETKTPGLMENFLVIHQLRCNGVLEGIRICRKGFPSRILYGDFKQRYKVLNASVIPEGQFIDNKKASEKLLGSIDVDHTQYKFGHTKVFFKAGLLGTLEEMRDEKLAALVTMTQALCRGYLMRKEFVKMMERRDAIFTIQYNIRSFMNVKNWPWMHLYFKIKPLLKSAETEKELAQMKENYGKMQSDLATALAKKKELEEKMVSLLQEKNDLQLQVASEGENLSDAEERCEGLIKSKIQLEAKLKETTERLEDEEEINAELTAKKRKLEDECSELKKDIDDLELTLAKVEKEKHATENKVKNLTEEMASQDESIAKLSKEKKALQEAHQQTLDDLQAEEDKVNTLTKSKTKLEQQVDDLEGSLEQEKKLRMDLERAKRKLEGDLKLAQESIMDLENDKQQSDEKIKKKDFEISQLLSKIEDEQSLGAQLQKKIKELQARIEELEEEIEAERAARAKVEKQRADLSRELEEISERLEEAGGATAAQIEMNKKREAEFQKLRRDLEESTLQHEATAAALRKKQADSVAELGEQIDNLQRVKQKLEKEKSEYKMEIDDLSSNMEAVAKAKGNLEKMCRTLEDQLSEIKSKNDENVRQLNDMSAQRARLQTENGEFARQLEEKEALISQLTRGKQAYTQQIEELKRHIEEEVKAKNALAHAVQSARHDCDMLREQFEEEQEAKAELQRGMSKANSEVAQWRTKYETDAIQRTEELEEAKKKLAQRLQDAEESIEAVNSKCASLEKTKQRLQGEVEDLMIDVERANSLAANLDKKQRNFDKVLAEWKQKYEEGQAELEGAQKEARSLSTELFKMKNSYEEALDQLETMKRENKNLQQEISDLTEQIGETGKSIHELEKAKKTIESEKAEIQTALEEAEGTLEHEESKILRIQLELNQFKGEVDRKLAEKDEEMEQIKRNSQRVIDSMQSTLDSEVRSRNDALRIKKKMEGDLNEMEIQLSHANRQAAEAQKQLRNVQGQLKDAQLHLDDAVRGQEDMKEQVVMVERRNGLMIAEIEELRAALEQTERGRKVAEQELVDASERVGLLHSQNTSLLNTKKKLEADLVQIQGEVDDAVQEARNAEDKAKKAITDAAMMAEELKKEQDTSAHLERMKKNLEVTVKDLQHRLDEAENLAMKGGKKQLQKLESRVRELEAEIEAEQRRGADAVKGVRKYERRVKELTYQTEEDKKNVHRLQDLVDKLQLKVKAYKRQAEEAEEQANTHMSKLRKVQHELEEAQERADIAESQVNKMRAKSRDVGKGSDSAE, encoded by the exons ATGAGCACAGACGCAGAAATGGAGCAGTATGGCCCTGCGGCCATTTACCTCCGCAAGcctgagagggagaggattGAGGCTCAGAACACTCCATTTGATGCCAAAACAGCCTACTTTGTGGTCGATGCTGATGAGATGTACCTCAAGGGTAAACTCACCAAAAAAGAGGGTGGCAAAGCCACAGTTGAAACATTTACAGGAAAG ACAGTAACTGTAAAAGAGGATGACATCCATCCCATGAACCCTCCCAAGTTTGATAAAATTGAGGACATGGCCATGATGACCCACCTCAACGAGCCTGCTGTGTTGTATAACCTCAAAGAGCGTTTTGCATCATGGATGATCTAC ACCTACTCCGGCCTGTTCTGTGTCGTTGTGAACCCCTACAAGTGGCTTCCTGTGTATGACTCTCAGGTTGTGAATGCATACAGAGGCAAGAAGAGGATTGAGGCTCCACCCCacatcttctccatctctgatAATGCCTACCAGTTCATGCTCACTG ATCGCGAGAACCAGTCTGTCCTTATCAC TGGAGAATCTGGTGCAGGGAAGACTGTCAACACCAAGCGTGTCATCCAGTACTTTGCAACAATTGCAGTGGCTGGAGCTAAGAAAGCAGAGGCAGGCTCTGGCAAAATACAG GGTTCGCTGGAAGATCAAATCATTGCAGCCAACCCTCTCCTGGAGGCCTACGGTAATGCTAAGACTGTGAGGAATGACAACTCCTCTCGTTTT GGTAAATTCATCAGAATTCACTTTGGCTCTAGTGGAAAGCTGGCCTCAGCTGATATTGAAACAT ATCTGCTGGAGAAGTCACGTGTCACCTTCCAGTTGTCTGCTGAGAGGAGCTACCATATCTTCTATCAGCTGATGACAGGCCACAAGCCGGAGCTCCTGG AGGCCCTTCTAATCACCACCAACCCCTATGACTACCCAATGATCAGTCATGGTGAAATCACTGTCAAAAGCATCAATGATGTGGAGGAGTTCATTGCAACAGAT ACCGCTATTGACATCTTGGGCTTCAGTGCTGAGGAGAAGGTTGGCATCTATAAGCTGACTGGAGCTGTGATGCATCATGGTAACATGAAATTTAAGCAGAAGCAGCGTGAGGAGCAGGCTGAACCAGATGGCACTGAGG AGGCTGATAAAATCGCCTACCTCATGGGCCTGAATTCAGCTGATATGCTGAAAGCCTTGTGCTACCCAAGAGTCAAGGTTGGAAATGAGATGGTGACCAAAGGTCAAACCGTTACACAG GTCAACAATTCCGTTAGCGCTCTTTGCAAGTCTGTCTATGAGAAAATGTTCTTGTGGATGGTCGTCCGTATCAATGAGATGCTGGACACAAAGCAGCCAAGACAGTACTTCATTGGGGTGTTGGATATCGCTGGATTTGAGATCTTTGAT TTCAACAGCTTGGAGCAACTCTGCATCAACTTCACCAATGAGaaactgcaacagtttttcAACCACCACATGTTTGTCCTGGAGCAAGAGGAGTACAAGAAAGAAGGCATTCATTGGGAATTCATTGACTTCGGTATGGACTTGGCCGCCTGCATTGAGCTTATTGAGAAG CCAATGGGCATCTTCTCCATTCTTGAAGAGGAGTGCATGTTCCCCAAGGCTACAGACACCTCTTTCAAGAACAAGCTGCATGATCAGCATCTTGGCAAAACCAAGGCCTTTGAGAAGCCAAAACCAGCAAAGGGCAAGGCTGAGGCTCACTTCTCCCTGGTGCACTATGCTGGTACAGTGGACTACAATATCAGTGGCTGGCTGGACAAGAACAAGGACCCGCTGAACGACTCAGTTGTTCAGCTTTACCAGAAGTCTTCAAACAAACTGCTTTGCTACCTGTATGCATCTCATTCTTCAGGTGATG ATGCTTCTGGTGGCAAGAAGGGTGGTGGAAAGAAGAAGGGTGGTTCCTTCCAGACTGTGTCTGCTCTTTTCAGG GAGAACTTGGGCAAGCTGATGACCAACTTGAGGAGCACTCATCCTCACTTTGTGCGTTGCCTGATTCCCAATGAAACAAAGACCCCAG GTCTTATGGAGAACTTTTTGGTCATCCACCAACTGAGGTGTAACGGTGTGCTGGAAGGAATCAGAATCTGCAGAAAGGGCTTCCCCAGCAGAATCCTCTATGGTGACTTCAAGCAGAG ATACAAAGTATTGAATGCCAGTGTCATCCCTGAGGGACAGTTCATTGACAACAAGAAAGCGTCAGAGAAGCTGCTGGGCTCCATTGATGTGGACCACACTCAGTACAAGTTTGGGCACACAAAG GTGTTCTTCAAAGCTGGTCTGCTCGGTACCCTGGAGGAGATGAGGGATGAGAAACTGGCTGCGCTGGTGACCATGACTCAGGCGCTCTGCAGAGGATACCTCATGAGGAAGGAGTTTGTTaagatgatggagaggag AGACGCTATCTTCACCATTCAGTACAACATCCGTTCATTCATGAATGTGAAAAACTGGCCATGGATGCATCTGTACTTCAAAATCAAGCCTCTTTTGAAGAGTGCTGAGACTGAGAAGGAGTTGGCTCAAATGAAGGAGAACTATGGGAAGATGCAATCAGACCTGGCTACTGCCCTGGCCAAGAAGAAGGAACTGGAGGAGAAAATGGTTTCCTTGCTTCAGGAGAAGAATGACCTGCAACTGCAAGTAGCATCT GAAGGTGAGAACCTATCAGATGCTGAGGAAAGGTGTGAAGGGCTCATTAAGAGCAAGATCCAGCTCGAGGCCAAACTCAAAGAGACAACTGAGAGactggaggatgaagaggaaatcAATGCTGAGCTGACTGCCaagaagaggaagctggaggaTGAATGCTCTGAGCTGAAGAAGGACATTGATGACTTGGAGCTCACCTTGGCTAAAGTGGAGAAGGAGAAACATGCCACAGAGAACAag GTGAAAAACCTCACAGAGGAGATGGCATCTCAAGATGAGTCTATTGCCAAGTTAAGCAAGGAGAAGAAAGCACTCCAAGAGGCCCACCAGCAAACACTGGATGATCTCCAGGCAGAGGAAGATAAAGTCAACACTCTGACCAAGTCCAAGACAAAGCTGGAACAGCAAGTGGACGAT CTTGAGGGATCACTGGAGCAAGAGAAGAAGCTCCGCATGGACCTTGAGAGAGCCAAGAGGAAGCTTGAGGGAGATCTGAAACTGGCCCAGGAATCCATCATGGATCTGGAGAATGACAAGCAGCAATCTGATGAGAAAATCAAGAA GAAAGACTTTGAGATAAGCCAGCTCCTCAGCAAGATTGAGGATGAACAGTCCCTGGGTGCTCAGCTTCAGAAGAAGATCAAGGAACTCCAG GCTCGCattgaggagctggaggaagagaTTGAAGCTGAGAGGGCTGCTCGGGCTAAGGTTGAGAAGCAGAGGGCTGACCTCTCcagggagctggaggagatcagTGAGAGGCTTGAGGAAGCTGGTGGAGCAACAGCCGCTCAGATTGAGATGAACAAGAAACGTGAGGCTGAGTTCCAGAAACTTCGTCGTGACCTTGAAGAGTCAACCCTGCAGCATGAAGCTACTGCAGCAGCTCTTCGCAAGAAGCAGGCTGATAGTGTTGCAGAGCTGGGAGAGCAGATTGACAACCTCCAGCGTGTCAAGcagaagctggagaaggagaagagcgAGTACAAGATGGAGATTGACGACCTCTCCAGCAACATGGAGGCTGTTGCCAAAGCAAAA GGTAATCTGGAGAAAATGTGCCGTACTCTTGAAGATCAATTAAGTGAAATTAAATCCAAAAATGACGAAAACGTTCGCCAGCTCAATGACATGAGTGCACAGAGGGCAAGACTGCAAACAGAGAACG GTGAATTTGCTCGCCAGCTTGAGGAGAAGGAAGCTCTCATTTCCCAGCTCACCAGAGGCAAACAGGCGTACACTCAGCAGATTGAAGAGCTTAAGAGACACATTGAGGAAGAAGTGAAG GCCAAGAATGCCCTGGCCCATGCTGTTCAGTCAGCCCGCCATGACTGTGACATGCTCAGAGAGCAGtttgaggaggagcaggaggccaAGGCTGAGCTGCAGCGAGGAATGTCCAAGGCCAACAGTGAGGTGGCTCAGTGGAGAACCAAATATGAGACTGATGCTATCCAGCGcactgaggagctggaggaggccaA GAAAAAGCTTGCCCAACGCCTGCAGGACGCTGAGGAATCCATTGAGGCTGTCAACTCTAAGTGTGCGTCTTTGGAGAAGACCAAGCAGAGGCTGCAGGGTGAGGTGGAGGACCTCATGATTGATGTGGAGAGAGCAAATAGTCTGGCTGCCAACCTTGACAAGAAGCAGAGGAACTTTGATAAG GTCCTTGCAGAATGGAAACAGAAGTATGAGGAGGGCCAGGCAGAGCTGGAAGGAGCCCAGAAGGAGGCTCGCTCTCTCAGCACTGAACTGTTCAAGATGAAGAACTCTTATGAGGAGGCTCTGGATCAGCTGGAGAccatgaagagagagaacaagaaccTGCAGC AGGAGATCTCAGACCTGACTGAACAGATTGGTGAGACTGGAAAGAGCATCCATGAGCTGGAGAAAGCCAAGAAGACTATAGAAAGTGAGAAGGCGGAAATTCAGACTGCCCTGGAGGAAGCAGAG GGCACACTGGAGCATGAGGAGTCCAAGATTCTCCGTATTCAGCTTGAGCTCAACCAGTTCAAGGGTGAGGTTGACAGGAAGCTGGCAGAGAAGGATGAGGAGATGGAGCAGATCAAGAGGAACAGCCAGAGGGTGATTGACTCCATGCAGAGCACTCTTGATTCAGAGGTCAGGAGCAGAAATGATGCCCTGAGAatcaagaagaagatggagggagaccTGAATGAGATGGAGATTCAGCTGAGCCATGCCAACAGGCAGGCTGCTGAAGCACAGAAACAACTGAGGAATGTCCAGGGACAGCTCAAG GATGCCCAACTGCACCTTGATGATGCTGTCAGAGGACAGGAAGACATGAAGGAGCAGGTTGTCATGGTGGAGCGCAGAAATGGCCTGATGATTGCTGAGATTGAGGAGCTGAGAGCCGCTctggagcagacagagagaggacgcAAAGTGGCTGAGCAGGAGCTGGTTGATGCTAGTGAGCGTGTCGGACTGCTTCACTCTCAG AACACCAGTCTTCTGAACACCAAGAAGAAGCTGGAGGCTGACCTTGTGCAGATTCAGGGTGAGGTGGATGATGCTGTTCAGGAAGCAAGAAATGCTGAGGACAAGGCCAAAAAGGCCATCACTGAT GCTGCCATGATGgctgaggagctgaagaaggagCAGGATACCAGTGCTCAcctggagaggatgaagaagaaccTGGAGGTCACAGTCAAGGACCTGCAGCATCGTCTGGATGAGGCTGAGAACCTCGCCATGAAGGGTGGCAAGAAGCAGCTCCAGAAACTGGAGTCCAGG GTGCGTGAACTGGAGGCTGAAATTGAAGCTGAACAGAGACGTGGAGCTGATGCTGTTAAAGGAGTCCGCAAATAtgagaggagagtgaaggagCTGACCTACCAG ACTGAGGAGGACAAGAAGAATGTGCATAGACTCCAGGATCTGGTGGACAAGCTGCAGCTCAAAGTCAAGGCTTACAAGAGACAGGCTGAGGAGGCT GAGGAGCAGGCCAACACTCACATGTCCAAACTCAGGAAGGTCCAGCACGAGTTAGAGGAAGCTCAGGAGCGCGCTGACATTGCTGAGTCCCAGGTCAACAAGATGAGAGCCAAGAGCCGTGATGTTGGAAAG GGAAGTGACTCTGCTGAATGA
- the LOC130185255 gene encoding uncharacterized protein LOC130185255 has product MESKSDTTNTVEESPEQEQILNIMSFTQRGRMDEQRCTLSPVKTAQIKTTGSNHELSSHTSDNKQGQRLDDLKVSLPGFNSKGPQSDNHHGSAPQISVTESTPDRNRKVLLPANQLQVPSQSDCSNSIKEESPDEQQKFMKMISHGQRGRMDDQRCSLNPSKSAPCTPKQTDRKVASVQDTEMLFNLLTNTQSQRLDDQRVSLPSLPGLQKDRNDTSTAGGDSNYLCYMVSKVQGSRMDDQRCSLPQIRTPDSQSSPKKDVSGLSPPRSASFSPSSDIERPKSKDKASQKQVLTATDQEDFFNLMSHSQRGRMDEQRCVLNVTPQSTPKHKPSQSTMPKGPDSEKFLNLLANSQGRRLDDQRVSLPSLPGIQNGGTTSTSTAAEMDASYLCYMVSKVQGSRMDEQRCCAPQILQNPKSDTSDETPRTSASLNRDKTDQHQQDSTPAEQEKFFKIISKAQGGRMDEQRCSLQPGKSNPATPTHNGSALNNVPTGAETDAFFKILASSQARRLDDQRVSLPTLPGISGNSERKENTKSGNPARPPHITVAESTPTTPRKDYSRPTSQPQMANAAYGSPSVLPKSASFTPETEYQKNLNSPGQVTVRVSMSFTPQQGRENDDQPCTFPEVFLTLGAPGDNLVIPLSPGPGRPLSFNLNLVPKEDVKSRHCSPSHASPRKARSRPSSPNPGATCKAYTVSSCTDEQGELVTSPISPDEDCFSLIEKIHTAQMQKGGQKYKGDPGKGREKADQGKGKGGGKKDRKDGGNKQ; this is encoded by the exons ATGGAATCAAAATCGGACACTACCAACACTGTGGAG GAATCTCCAGAACAGGAGCAGATCCTCAACATAATGAGTTTCACACAGCGGGGACGAATGGATGAACAGCGCTGCACCTTGAGTCCTGTTAAAACAGCACAAATCAAAACTACAG GTTCAAACCATGAGTTGTCGTCCCATACCTCAGACAACAAGCAGGGACAGCGCCTTGATGACCTCAAGGTGTCATTGCCAGGGTTTAACAGCAAG GGACCTCAGAGTGATAACCATCACGGCTCTGCACCTCAGATCTCTGTGACCGAGAGTACTCCAGATAGAAACAGGAAAGTTCTCTTACCAGCCAACCAATTACAGGTTCCCTCTCAGAGTGACTGCTCCAATTCCATAAAG GAAGAATCACCGGATGAACAACAAAAGTTCATGAAAATGATCAGCCATGGACAGCGTGGACGTATGGATGACCAGCGCTGTTCCTTAAATCCTAGCAAGAGTGCTCCTTGCACAcctaaacaaacagacagaaaggttGCTTCAG TTCAAGATACTGAAATGTTATTCAACCTCTTGACCAACACTCAGAGCCAACGGCTCGACGACCAGAGAGTTTCTCTTCCGTCATTACCAGGAttacagaaagacagaaatgacaCATCTACTGCAGGAGGAGATTCAAACTACTTGTGTTACATGGTCTCTAAAGTCCAG GGTTCCAGAATGGATGACCAAAGGTGCTCGCTACCTCAAATCCGAACCCCGGACAGCCAGTCTTCACCTAAAAAGGATGTGTCTGGTTTAAGCCCTCCACGCTCAGCCTCCTTCAGCCCCAGTTCAGACATAGAACGACCAAAGAGCAAAGATAAAGCATCTCAAAAACAG GTCTTGACTGCAACTGATCAGGAAGATTTTTTTAACCTAATGAGTCATTCCCAGCGTGGGCGAATGGATGAACAACGATGTGTCTTAAATGTTACTCCCCAGTCCACACCGAAACACAAGCCCAGTCAGAGCACCATGCCCAAAG GTCCAGATTCTGAAAAGTTCCTCAACCTGCTGGCCAACTCTCAAGGCCGACGGCTTGATGACCAGCGAGTGTCTCTTCCTTCATTGCCAGGGATACAGAATGGTGGTACCACATCAACATCAACTGCGGCAGAGATGGATGCAAGCTACCTGTGTTACATGGTCTCCAAAGTCCAG GGATCTAGGATGGATGAACAAAGATGTTGTGCACCCCAAATCCTCCAGAATCCCAAATCAGACACATCTGATGAAACTCCCCGGACGTCTGCCTCTTTAAACCGTGACAAAACCGACCAACATCAGCAG GACTCAACTCCAGCTGAGCAGGAGaagtttttcaaaataataagtAAGGCACAGGGTGGACGTATGGATGAGCAACGTTGCTCTTTACAACCGGGCAAAAGTAACCCTGCCACCCCCACACACAATGGAAGTGCTTTGAATAACGTACCCACag GTGCAGAGACTGATGCATTCTTCAAAATCCTTGCCTCCAGTCAGGCACGACGGCTAGACGATCAGCGTGTTTCACTTCCTACCCTGCCAGGCATAAGTGGGAATTCTGAacgaaaagaaaatacaaagtcTGGGAATCCA GCTCGTCCACCACACATCACTGTTGCTGAGAGTACACCAACAACACCAAGGAAGGACTATTCCAGACCTACCTCTCAACCCCAAATGGCTAATGCAGCATATGGCTCCCCCAGTGTCCTGCCAAAATCTGCTTCGTTTACGCCTGAAACAGAATATCAGAAGAATCTAAATTCCCCAGGACag gtgACAGTGAGGGTGTCCATGAGTTTCACACCACAGCAg GGACGGGAGAATGATGATCAGCCATGTACATTCCCAGAGGTCTTTCTCACTCTAGGAGCCCCAGGAGATAACCTTGTGATTCCTCTGAGCCCAGGACCTGGAAGACCCCTGTCCTTCAACTTAAACCTTGTCCCAAAAGAAGATGTTAAGTCCAGGCACTGCTCTCCAAGCCATGCAAGTCCCAGGAAAGCCCGCTCAAGACCATCATCTCCCAACCCAGGTGCAACCTGTAAAGCATATACTGTAAGTTCATGCACAGATGAACAGGGGGAGCTTGTGACCAGCCCCATCAGTCCAGATGAAGACTGCTTCTCTCTGATTGAGAAGATTCATACAGCCCAGATGCAGAAAGGAGGGCAGAAATATAAAGGGGATCCTGGAAAGGGGAGGGAAAAGGCAGACCAAGGAAAGGGAAAGGGGGGtggaaagaaagatagaaaggaTGGTGGCAATAAACAATAG